A portion of the Clostridia bacterium genome contains these proteins:
- a CDS encoding helix-turn-helix transcriptional regulator, translating into MKWKDAREQILADPDVRAYYDSLAPLYALIEQAVNRRTELNMSQKDLAARMNTTQSVVSRIERGAIENITVRTLNRMADALGCSISYELKPKTT; encoded by the coding sequence GTGAAATGGAAGGACGCAAGGGAACAGATACTGGCGGACCCGGATGTCAGGGCCTACTACGACTCTCTGGCTCCGTTGTACGCCCTAATCGAACAAGCCGTGAACCGTCGGACGGAACTGAACATGAGCCAGAAGGACCTGGCCGCACGGATGAACACCACCCAGTCGGTGGTGTCTCGCATAGAGCGCGGCGCTATTGAGAACATCACGGTGCGTACCCTGAACCGAATGGCTGATGCTCTCGGCTGCTCGATATCATACGAGCTGAAGCCGAAAACTACTTAG